A genomic segment from Thermostichus lividus PCC 6715 encodes:
- a CDS encoding phosphoglucomutase/phosphomannomutase family protein: protein MVSPSLPLCQVLVAENAPIRFGTDGWRGIIGADFTFSRLVRAAKAAAWVLHRTYGSGTPRMIVGYDRRFLAEQFAAAVAEVLVASGYEVWLASHPAPTPALSWAVKAETALGALVITASHNPGMYSGLKVKGAFAGSVPPAVTQAIEAQLASGDPPPVGLGCGSLHFFDPWPMYCEALQQQVNCTPIRAAIEAGQLRVYADVMHGVAAGGLARILGIAVPEFRSDRDVLFGGGAPEPIGRYLHQTQEQLRQMPHTGQTVCLVFDGDADRLAVIDGEGTLYTAQELMPILIDHLAQHSPYRGAVIKSISSSDLMSNVAALHGLPVIETPIGFKHIADRMVAGDAILLGGEESGGIGYGHHIPERDALLSALYLLEAIVTSGRSVGEYYHSLQHQVGFFSHYDRIDLRLETEHQRQQLEHLLATNPLQRILDSAVVACNRSDGYKFYLETGAWLLVRFSGTEPLLRLYCQAPSPEDVQAILAWMQAWLHERFSPPTT from the coding sequence ATGGTTTCTCCATCGTTACCGCTCTGCCAGGTGTTAGTCGCTGAAAACGCCCCCATTCGTTTTGGCACGGATGGTTGGCGCGGCATTATTGGGGCTGACTTTACGTTTTCACGGCTAGTGCGGGCAGCAAAAGCAGCGGCTTGGGTGTTGCATCGCACCTATGGGTCGGGTACGCCTCGGATGATTGTTGGTTACGATCGCCGCTTTTTGGCGGAGCAGTTTGCGGCGGCGGTGGCAGAGGTGTTGGTCGCTTCAGGGTATGAGGTGTGGCTCGCGAGTCATCCGGCACCGACCCCTGCCCTTAGCTGGGCGGTGAAAGCGGAGACTGCCCTAGGGGCATTGGTAATTACGGCCAGCCATAACCCTGGCATGTATAGTGGCTTAAAGGTCAAGGGAGCCTTTGCTGGCTCGGTTCCCCCTGCTGTGACCCAAGCCATTGAAGCGCAATTAGCCAGCGGTGACCCACCCCCAGTAGGACTCGGTTGTGGGTCGCTCCATTTCTTTGACCCGTGGCCAATGTATTGCGAGGCACTGCAACAGCAGGTGAACTGCACGCCAATTCGGGCAGCGATTGAGGCTGGGCAACTTAGGGTTTATGCCGATGTGATGCATGGGGTGGCAGCAGGGGGCTTGGCTCGCATCCTAGGGATTGCAGTGCCGGAGTTTCGCAGCGATCGCGACGTACTGTTTGGTGGGGGTGCTCCCGAACCCATTGGTCGATATTTACACCAGACGCAGGAGCAACTGCGGCAGATGCCACACACGGGGCAAACGGTCTGCTTGGTTTTTGATGGGGATGCCGATCGCCTCGCCGTGATTGACGGGGAGGGAACCCTTTACACCGCCCAAGAACTCATGCCCATTTTGATCGATCATCTGGCGCAACACAGCCCCTATCGCGGTGCCGTCATCAAGTCGATCAGTAGCTCTGACTTGATGAGTAACGTGGCTGCCCTCCACGGCTTACCGGTCATTGAAACCCCCATTGGCTTTAAGCATATTGCCGATCGCATGGTGGCCGGAGATGCCATTTTACTGGGGGGGGAAGAATCGGGGGGGATTGGCTATGGCCACCACATTCCTGAGCGGGATGCCCTCCTGTCTGCGCTGTACCTGCTAGAGGCGATCGTCACCTCCGGGCGCAGTGTCGGCGAATACTACCATTCTCTGCAGCACCAGGTGGGATTTTTTAGCCACTATGATCGCATCGACTTAAGGCTTGAGACTGAACATCAGCGTCAGCAGCTAGAGCACCTGCTGGCGACGAACCCCCTACAGCGGATTTTAGACAGCGCTGTTGTGGCCTGCAACCGCAGCGATGGCTATAAATTCTACCTCGAGACCGGCGCGTGGCTACTGGTGCGCTTTAGCGGCACTGAACCCCTCCTACGACTGTACTGTCAAGCCCCCTCCCCAGAAGACGTACAGGCGATACTGGCGTGGATGCAGGCATGGCTGCACGAGCGCTTTAGCCCACCGACAACTTAA
- a CDS encoding transglutaminase TgpA family protein, translated as MFQAWLRPISASPMLAPAKHVEDSLILRLGVLCMVIVGIVATDIAAETQTSVWAIPLSIAGFSWSWWARRQRNVVAKLAIALGMVIALVVFLGRLAALSHDSRLLLAELLIQLQVLHSFDLPRRKDLGYSMVIALILISVAATLSQTMMFGVFLLVFLAIALPVLVLDYRSRLGLLPLAVNSLGMSWRQWFGLFVLILSLGLGVFVVLPRFPGYQIRTLPVSAEIQVDGEFDQTRVINPGYVSGRGGAGVGEELANQQFDSNFYYGFGSEIDQTLGGVMTPQEILRVRSQAPGFWRVLAFDEYTGRGWRISTNDAAEILRRSPWSFRYLLPQLPTRVPTREVIQTYTVVSEFSNLIPHLYDPRELYFPTREIARDPEGGLRAPVPLPEGLTYSVISHVPVRDRSVLRTAGKIRNPAAYRQYLQVPEALTPRLQTLAQDLLAKADRPIEEPYEQALYLTQALKQSYRLDTQIPKLAAEQDLVATFLFEWQGGYPDHFASALTLLLRSIGIPARLVTGLGTGEFNPFTGLYIVRNTDAYALTEAYFPELGWFLFDPIPGHDLYPATLEVDQTFSVLQQFWNWVTGWLPTPVTGFFGTLFAALESLLTQFMDLFSQGLGGIIQGILLLCGAAIALWFGIYLWQSWRYRQRLRRLSAIEQLYVQMLDWLAQQGFPKRNSQTPWEYAQYLRDVPQLDSLSQRAIDTLTHAYVSWRYGGAALPLPALRRALGQLKDQRWRSLQHTATHLNRLMRKGGSR; from the coding sequence ATGTTCCAGGCTTGGCTGCGCCCGATCTCGGCCTCCCCCATGCTGGCTCCGGCCAAGCATGTTGAAGATTCCCTGATCCTGCGGTTAGGGGTGCTCTGCATGGTCATTGTCGGGATTGTGGCCACGGACATTGCCGCTGAGACCCAAACGAGTGTTTGGGCAATTCCGTTATCGATCGCTGGGTTTAGCTGGAGTTGGTGGGCGCGTCGGCAAAGGAATGTAGTCGCTAAACTAGCGATTGCCTTGGGAATGGTGATTGCCCTAGTTGTCTTTTTGGGACGTTTAGCTGCCCTCTCCCACGATTCCCGCCTTCTCCTCGCTGAGCTGCTCATTCAACTGCAAGTTCTCCATAGTTTTGACCTGCCGCGGCGTAAGGATCTGGGTTATTCGATGGTGATTGCCCTGATTCTCATCAGTGTGGCTGCCACCCTTAGCCAAACGATGATGTTTGGTGTATTTTTGCTGGTGTTTTTGGCGATCGCCCTGCCGGTATTAGTGTTAGACTACCGCTCGCGCTTAGGGCTGCTGCCGCTGGCAGTTAACTCCCTAGGGATGTCGTGGCGGCAGTGGTTTGGGCTGTTTGTTTTAATCCTGAGCCTAGGGCTAGGGGTGTTTGTGGTGTTACCACGGTTTCCGGGGTATCAAATCCGCACCCTGCCAGTGAGTGCTGAAATTCAAGTAGATGGGGAGTTTGATCAAACGCGGGTGATCAACCCCGGCTATGTGAGTGGCAGGGGCGGGGCTGGTGTAGGGGAGGAACTGGCCAACCAACAGTTCGATAGTAACTTTTACTACGGCTTTGGCTCCGAAATCGATCAAACCTTGGGTGGTGTGATGACCCCTCAGGAAATTCTGCGGGTGAGATCCCAAGCTCCCGGATTCTGGCGAGTACTGGCGTTTGATGAATATACCGGACGGGGCTGGCGCATTAGCACTAACGATGCTGCTGAAATTCTGCGGCGATCGCCGTGGAGTTTTCGCTATTTGCTCCCCCAGCTCCCCACCCGGGTACCCACCCGCGAAGTCATTCAAACCTATACGGTGGTCTCTGAATTTAGTAATCTCATTCCGCACCTGTACGACCCCCGCGAACTGTACTTCCCCACCCGTGAAATTGCTCGCGATCCTGAAGGCGGGCTACGTGCTCCGGTTCCCCTACCAGAGGGGCTGACCTATTCCGTCATTTCCCACGTTCCCGTGCGCGATCGCTCTGTTTTGCGCACTGCTGGCAAAATTCGCAACCCCGCTGCCTACCGTCAGTATCTGCAGGTGCCTGAAGCCTTAACCCCCCGGCTGCAAACCCTCGCCCAAGACCTGTTGGCTAAAGCCGATCGCCCCATTGAGGAACCCTACGAACAAGCTCTTTACCTGACCCAAGCCCTCAAACAGTCCTACCGCCTCGATACCCAAATCCCTAAGCTAGCTGCGGAGCAGGATTTAGTGGCCACCTTTCTCTTTGAATGGCAGGGGGGCTACCCCGATCACTTTGCCAGCGCCTTGACCCTACTGCTGCGCAGTATCGGGATTCCAGCACGATTGGTTACTGGCCTGGGCACGGGGGAATTTAACCCCTTTACGGGCTTGTATATTGTGCGCAATACCGATGCTTATGCCCTCACAGAAGCCTATTTCCCTGAATTGGGCTGGTTTCTGTTTGATCCGATTCCGGGTCACGATCTCTATCCGGCGACCCTAGAGGTGGATCAAACCTTTAGCGTTTTGCAACAGTTTTGGAACTGGGTGACCGGCTGGCTACCGACACCCGTGACGGGCTTTTTCGGCACCCTATTCGCTGCCCTAGAATCACTACTGACGCAGTTTATGGATCTATTTTCCCAAGGGCTGGGCGGAATCATACAAGGCATATTGTTGCTGTGTGGGGCAGCGATCGCCCTCTGGTTTGGCATCTACCTGTGGCAGAGTTGGCGCTATCGGCAACGACTGCGGCGCCTCAGTGCCATTGAGCAACTCTATGTGCAAATGCTAGACTGGCTGGCGCAGCAAGGCTTCCCCAAGCGCAACAGCCAAACCCCTTGGGAATATGCCCAGTACTTGCGAGATGTCCCCCAGCTAGATTCCCTGAGCCAACGCGCCATTGACACCCTCACCCACGCCTACGTCTCGTGGCGGTATGGCGGCGCCGCCCTACCATTACCCGCCCTGCGGCGTGCCCTAGGCCAGCTTAAGGATCAACGCTGGCGATCGCTACAACACACCGCTACCCATTTGAATCGGTTGATGCGCAAGGGTGGCAGCCGCTGA
- a CDS encoding photosystem I reaction center subunit II PsaD: protein MTTLTGQPPLYGGSTGGLLSKADIEEKYAITWTSPKEQVFEMPTAGAAVMREGENLVYLARKEQCLALAAQQLRPRKINDYKIYRIFPDGETVLLHPKDGVFPEKVNQGREAVNTVPRSIGQNPNPAQLKFSGKKPYDP from the coding sequence ATGACAACACTAACTGGGCAACCCCCGCTGTACGGTGGCAGCACTGGCGGCCTCCTCAGCAAAGCCGACATTGAAGAAAAGTACGCGATCACCTGGACTAGCCCCAAAGAGCAGGTTTTTGAAATGCCAACCGCTGGGGCAGCCGTAATGCGCGAAGGCGAAAATTTGGTTTATCTTGCTCGCAAAGAGCAGTGCCTCGCGTTAGCGGCTCAGCAACTGCGTCCTCGCAAAATCAATGACTACAAGATTTACCGTATCTTTCCTGATGGAGAAACGGTACTCCTCCATCCGAAAGATGGGGTATTCCCAGAAAAAGTGAACCAAGGTCGCGAAGCAGTCAACACCGTTCCCCGCTCAATTGGCCAGAACCCGAACCCTGCCCAACTTAAGTTCAGTGGCAAAAAGCCCTACGACCCTTAG
- a CDS encoding NnrU family protein, protein MDAHTWQTPSQWIMVGLLLLFAIAHSGLASLRPWAEKRIGARLYRIFFALVSLPLATGLIVYFLAHRYDGVQLWQLQGVPGLSAIVWGLSALSFLFLYPATFNLLEIAAIQKPEIHLYETGIIRITRHPQLWGQVIWCVAHTLWLGTSFTLLTSLGLIAHHCFGVWHGDRRWENRHGEAFRAIKARTSIIPFKAIWQGKQPLLWHEFLRPAYVGVAVFVALIWWLHPYFYGISTAIGAL, encoded by the coding sequence ATGGATGCCCATACGTGGCAGACTCCGTCACAGTGGATCATGGTAGGGTTACTCCTGTTGTTTGCGATCGCCCACAGCGGCTTGGCCAGTTTGCGCCCTTGGGCCGAAAAACGTATTGGTGCGAGACTGTACCGTATCTTTTTTGCGTTGGTGAGCCTGCCGTTGGCCACGGGGCTAATTGTCTATTTCTTGGCGCATCGCTACGATGGGGTGCAACTGTGGCAACTGCAAGGGGTGCCGGGGCTATCGGCAATAGTGTGGGGGCTGTCGGCACTGTCGTTTCTCTTTCTGTATCCCGCCACCTTTAACCTGCTGGAAATTGCCGCCATCCAAAAACCCGAGATCCATCTCTACGAAACTGGCATTATCCGCATTACCCGCCACCCTCAACTCTGGGGACAGGTGATCTGGTGTGTTGCCCATACCCTTTGGCTAGGAACCTCCTTTACTCTACTGACCTCCTTGGGGCTGATTGCCCATCATTGTTTTGGCGTCTGGCATGGCGATCGCCGCTGGGAGAACCGCCATGGCGAAGCATTTCGTGCCATCAAAGCTCGCACCTCAATCATTCCCTTCAAAGCCATTTGGCAAGGCAAGCAACCCCTCCTGTGGCACGAGTTTTTGCGCCCCGCCTATGTTGGGGTTGCGGTGTTTGTTGCGTTGATCTGGTGGTTGCATCCCTACTTTTACGGCATCAGCACCGCTATAGGTGCCTTGTAA